ACATTTATCTCTTCCTGTATGTTAGCGGTGCATCAATAAAGCTTGCTTCTATTGCCTCCCCACTCCCTCCTTGTGCACCCACATTACTCAATTTCAGCGTATTCGCCATCATCACCGCCATCTCGGATAGACAATGGTTCGAATGGACTTTAAAGGTATTGTCTTCGTAACACACTTCAAAACCACCAGCAGAACCGGCTGCTGTACCAAATTTCTCTTTACTCGCTTACCATTAATATCCTTCACTTTATAAGACATTTTGTTAGTTTACCTATATAACAGCTCTGCAACCGTCTCCTGATCGAACTCCTAATCCTACTACCTATCTTTCTCCCCTCCCCATTGACAAACCCAAAAAATAAGAATAACCTAATAACGAACTAACCATTCACTATTAAGGAGTCGTTCCCAATGGCGCAAGCCAAGAAAGACGAAGTCAGGAAAGAGATTGAATACGCGGCGCTCAAGGTCTTTTTTGAAAAAGGCTATGTGGATGCCAAGATGAGCGATATCGCGGATGAGATCAATATTTCCGTGGGCAATATCTATACTTATTTTAAGAATAAGAAAGAACTATTCTACGCTGTCGTCCCGCCGGATCTGGTGGATTATTTAAAGAATGTGTTGGTGGAGACAATCCACTTTGATAACCAGACCTTGTTCGAGGAAACGGATAGCGAGCGAAAGTCGGCGCTGTTGCAGGAGCAGGTGGACGTATTACGGAAATACCGGAATCAGATTGTAATCATCTTTGAAAAGAATAAAGGTACTATTTACACCAACGC
The window above is part of the Paenibacillus sp. 1781tsa1 genome. Proteins encoded here:
- a CDS encoding TetR/AcrR family transcriptional regulator; translation: MAQAKKDEVRKEIEYAALKVFFEKGYVDAKMSDIADEINISVGNIYTYFKNKKELFYAVVPPDLVDYLKNVLVETIHFDNQTLFEETDSERKSALLQEQVDVLRKYRNQIVIIFEKNKGTIYTNAKNELVELMIETKKAYLKNQYKRYEIGTEENLILLNILAHNVIDMNLDLLKRDMSEDSRKQIFEALYVYRLYGMKSLNE